A region of Esox lucius isolate fEsoLuc1 chromosome 3, fEsoLuc1.pri, whole genome shotgun sequence DNA encodes the following proteins:
- the LOC105024577 gene encoding COP9 signalosome complex subunit 9 — protein sequence MPLKDQSNSTVMKPAVDEMFPEGAGPYVDLDEAGGSTGLLMDLAANEKAVHADFFNDFEDLFDDDDIQ from the exons ATGCCACTAAAAGACCAATCAAACTCAACCGTAATGAAGCCGGCCGTAGACGAGATGTTCCCGGAAGGGGCTGGGCCTTATGTGGATCTCGATGAg GCGGGGGGAAGCACAGGGTTGCTGATGGACCTGGCCGCCAATGAGAAAGCAGTCCATGCAGACTTTTTCAATG ATTTTGAAGACCTTTTTGATGACGATGATATCCAGTGA